The nucleotide sequence AATCAAGACTATTTTCTATCTATAAATGTTAGTGTTTGTAACAGTCTAGATTTGAAGTTCATTGATTTAGTCAGATTTAATCATAGTAGTAGGACCGTAATATGACCAGTTTTTAGATGCAAACCAGGTGTATTAATATTTTTGCGAGGCATTGACGAGAGGGTCAAACAAAAAGCAAACTACTTTAACTAGGGTACTCAAAATCTATTGTCAGTATACCTGTCGATTTCCAAGTGTCAATATTTATTTAATCAATTATTTTTTGTTTATATCACCAAAATTTAGCAGCCATAAACTGCTGTTTTATTAAATAAGTGATAGTATTTATAGGTGTTATGTCTGAAATTGGTTGTGCAAATGAGATGCTTTCGTCTCTTAATTGTATGGTTATTTTCAGCAGTGCTAGCAGCAGGCTAGGCAAAGGGAGTGTTCATGTCACTTCTGAAGTCGATGGTTTACGTGGAAAACAGGTGATTTAGCTGATGTATAACTTATCGAACAGGCGCCTTTATAGGGGCATTATGGCAATTGTACAAGAACATGGTTCTAGAATTATTCCTGTTGTGTTTATAGCTGCTAAAATATAACTATCTATGGGTAGGTGAGTGTCACGTATGTCATCTTATTCGAATTGTGACTTAAGTTCGACTATGGATTTACTGGCCACCATTAATAAGCATTATTGTCTGAGACTAAGTGTCTCATATTTTCCGAGATTTGTATTATGGCAAAAGTACTCGATTCAGTTGATCAACGCACTAAACTCGTCGGTGAAAACCGTTTAGAACTTCTATTATTTCGGATCAATGCAACTCAATTATTTGCAATAAATGTATTTAAAGTCAAAGAGGTTGTTAAGCTTCCTCCGCTGAGTTCTTTACCTGGTAGCCATGCTAATATCTCGGGAGTCGCTAATATTCGTGGGACCTCAATACCTGTTATAGATCTAAGAGGTGCTATCGGTTTTTCACCTATGAGTGATGATCAGGAGCGCAATTTGATTATCACGGAATATAATCGGAGTGTTCAGGGCTTTATGGTGGGTAAAGTTGAGCATATTGTGAACATGACCTGGAGTGATATTTTGCCTCCACCAAAGACTGCAGGTGTTCATAATTACCTGACCGCTATATGTCGATTAGAGATTGATGGTGTGATCAATATGGTGTCTATTATCGATGTTGAAAAAGTGTTAGCTGAGATCATTAATTATGATATTCGCCTGTCAGACGGCGTTTTGGATGAAGAGTTAGCAAAAGAGATGGTTGGGCTTAAGATCCTCATTGCAGATGATTCTTCTACCGCGAGAAGACAGATTAAAGAGACGTTAGAGCCCTTAGGTATTGAGATTCTGGAAGTCTCTGATGGCCTTCAGGCATTAAAATTACTGCAAAGTTGGTGTGATGATGGCAAGTCCATTTATGATGAGATCTTAATGTTGATAACCGATGCAGAGATGCCTGAAATGGATGGTTATAAACTCACCTCTGAGATACGAAGTGATAAACGTATGAGTGCTCTCTTTGTTGCATTAAACACATCTCTGAGTGGGAGCTTTAATGAAGCAATGGTTGAAAAAGTGGGTTGTGATCGATTCATCTCAAAGTTTCAGCCCGATCTCTTGGTCGGTGTAGTACAAGATTGTCTTAGAAAATCAAAGTAGTTATAAAATATAGTCATAATAAAGCAGCTTATGCTGCTTTATTATTTGGCTTTTAATCAGTTAAAACCAAGTTGAATCACTTAGCTCTTCTCCTTGCTCAATGGAGAGATCTTTTAATACTTCTTGTTTAACTCTTTTATTTGAAGCGATATTGATCCGGCAGAGTCTAACAGCATACCCAAATCGGGATCGACCGACTTGCGACACTACCGCTTGAAGAAAAAGTTTATCTAACCCTAAGGTTTCACTGTAATGACTTACAGCTTTTGCCAGTGAGGGGAATTTTACGCCATCGAACTCAAATATTGATTTAATCTCATCTGTGTCTATTGGAACGCCATCTATGGCTATTGGCCAACTATGAGCATTGACTCTATCTCTAGCGATGAGATACATCATCCAGCCGCTTTTTTTAAATCCTTCAAATACCTTACAGGAAAACTCAGAATCGATTAACTCCTGTTCTGTCCAGTTAATGCCTATCGCCAGATGTTTTGCATATATATGCATCAGTTCATCTTTAACTGCGCTCTGACACTCCCAGATAGAGGTCAATTTATGCTGTTCGGCCAGTTTTAAGCATTCTTTACAAACGGGCACTGCTAAGCTTGGGTGTGGAGTGTGATTATTAGCATGATACTTAAATAGAGCATTACAAGGTTCAGCACAAAACCAACAGGTATGACGAAGATCGAATGGAATATCGATAAGAGGGGGAGATAGCGTCATCACATTCTAGCCTGCTTGACGCCATTAATTTTATTTATCATTCTGAGGCTTTTGATTTAATTGAAATAAATTATTACTCTTCGACATTAACCAAAGACTTAGCAAGTCGGATAGGATCCAATTCCAAACAATCATGATCTTCTTGCCAGTTTAAGCCAATTAAAACGCCATCTTCATTAAGATCTGAGATCCAGAACTCAAGTAGCTCGGTTAAAGCGATAGCAACAGGCTTATAGTCAGCCCACTCTTCGTTACAGTGAATCTTGGCTTGAGCTTCTGTTGACCAGAGTGGCATAACATCTGCATCTTCATATTCAGAAGAGTCACAAACGACCCACCCCTCACCTGATTCATCTTGAAGCCCCCAGACGGCTTGGTGTTGTTTAACATCTTCAATAAAGCTGGCTAATATTGGATTTTCTTCAGTCATGACGGGTCTCTTAAGTATGTTATTTTTCGCAGCCATTATACGACATCATGCCTATTCGCCAAGTTAATCTTTACCCATTAACTTGGTTAACTCTCCTAGAAGATAAAAATTGAACTCATAATAAATGATAAAGTCACATTTCTCACTCTGTTTAGGAAATAAAAGGCAATAAATTGACAATTAAGGGGGTTTTCATCTTGCTTGAGCATAGTAAATATGGCTCAATTTGAGCTCGATATCTTAGGGCTGTCTCATCTACAACATTCTTGGAGTATTCATTATGATTAAATATGTCCCTTTAGCTTCCCTGCTACTTTTTTCGAGTTTGAGTGCGCCACTTGCCTTTGCTACTGATTTTCCTACTTGTGTGGTTGAACTGCAAAAACTGGCCAAAATTCAAGGTTTGTCCACCGATACCATAGAAAATACCTTAGGCAAAGTGACGTATGTCGCCCGTGTTATAGAGCTTGATAAAAAGCAGCCTGAGTTTAGCCAAACTTTTGATAACTATTTTAGTAAACGGGTCACTGATTGGCGTGTCAATGAGGGCCGGCGTTTACTGAAGGAGAATAGTGAACTTTTGTCGAAGTTAAGCGACGAATATGGGATCCCAGCCCAATATTTAATGGCTTTCTGGGGCTTGGAGACCAATTTCGGCTCCTATAAAGGCAAAATGTCGGTGTTAGATTCGTTGGCTACCTTAGCTTGCGATCCCAGAAGAAGTCAGTATTTTACCGGTGAATTGATGAAAGCGCTTAAGTTAAAAGAAAAGTATCAATTCGACGCGTCTGAGATGGTAGGTTCGTGGGCTGGTGCAATGGGTCATACCCAATTTATGCCATCGGCATATACCGCTTATGCCGTTGATGGAGACGGTGATGGTAAGGCAGATCTGTGGAATAGCACCACCGATGCATTGACTTCAGCTGCTAATTTTCTGCAGCAACTGGGTTGGCAGCGCAATGAACGTTGGGGTCGAGAGGTAAGCTTGCCCTTGCATTTTAGTTATGAGTTTTTAGGTAAGAGTCATGAACAAACATTGATAAAGTGGGCCGAGATTGGGGTGATGAAAAACGATGGGAAACCTCTATCTACACCTGACATGATGGCAACTCTTTATCTTCCGGCCGGCTATACTGGCCCTGCGTTTCTTGGATACAAGAACTTCGATGTGATCATGCGCTGGAATCGTTCAATTTTTTATGCCATTGCAGTAGGTCATTTGGCGGATCGTATTAACGGTGGTATCAGTTTAACTGTAGCACCACCTAAGCAAGATAATTTAAGTCGAAATAGGGTTAAGTTGTTACAAGTTAAGCTCAATGAGAAAGGGTTTGACGTGGGTAAACCCGACGGCGTTATGGGAACAAACTCAAAATCAGGATTACGTCAGTTTCAACGTTCAGCGGGCTTAATAGCTGATGGCTTTCCGAGTGAAGCGAGTTTTAATGCATTAGGCGTGCAGTAAAATAGCGAACTCTGCTCGAGGTCAAGCTCTTAGAACACTCAGATAAATACTAGTGGTAATTGAGGAGTTTTGGTAAGCTTCGTTTCCAAAATTTAAGTCAGTATTATGGTTGAGGAAAGATAATGAGCATTAAAAACGACATGGTAGTTCAGTTTAACTATACATTACGTGATGAACAGGGTGAAATATTGGAGACCAATGAAGGCTTAGATCCTATCGCCTATCTGCACGGTCACGACAATATGATGCCAGGTGTTGAAGATGCCATTGCCGATAAAACCATAGGTGAGAAGTTTTCTGTCACTCTAGCACCTGAAACCACCTACGGTATTCGTGATGAAGAAGCCATTCAACGGGTATCAGTGAAGCACCTTCAAGGTGAGAAAGTGTGGAAAGCGGGGATGCACGCACTATTAAATACGGATCAAGGTCAACGTCAAGTGACTGTGGTTAAAGTCGGTAAGTTTATGGCGACTGTCGATGTTAATCACCCACTAGCAGGTCGAGAGTTGACTTTTGATCTTGAGGTTGTTGATGCAAGAGATGCAACAGAAGAAGAGATAGCCCATGGACATGCTCATGGTGGTGCTGGTCATCACCACTAATCGCTTTTTCCAAGTTGCTTGGGTATAAGATTAGGCAAATAAAAAACCAGCATCTTTTGCTGGTTTTTTAATTCACGTTTATTTTTCAGGAACAGACTATGGTCATCAACTTTTCACAGGGGAAGATTATTCTGACACCGTTTGAGGTGCAGATTAAATTATCAGCATCGGGTAGTGGTATGTATGCAATGGCTGAAGATCTTACGTTTATAGATGATGCGTTAATCATCAGTGCAGATGCAGGCTCAATAAAATGGAGTCTACGTCTAGACACCCTTGAGCAACTCATGATGATCCGTGCAGAGCTAGGTGTCGGTTAAATCTGCTCACTTAACAGGATAGTGGTCAACTCAATCGTAGAGTGACTTAAGGCTCAGGTTTAGCGAGTACGATAGGGCTGCTATGATGCTGGTCTATAACAAATTCAAGTGATAATAATCTAAGGGAACATATGCCAGTCGTAAAATTAGAGCGGATAACTATCGAACCACAATTTAAGGCTACAGCCTGTGTGATCTGGCTTCATGGTTTAGGAGACTCTGGTGCAGGTTTTGCTCCTGTTGTGCCAGCACTCGGTTTACCAGTAGACAATAGTATACGCTTTATCTTCCCCCATGCCCCAGAGCAAGCTGTTACTATCAATCAAGGTTATGTCATGCGTGCATGGTATGACATCAAGAGTATGGATTTGCACAACAGAGCTGATATGCAAGGAGTACTAATGTCTGAAGAATCAGTGAAGGCTTTGATTCAGGAACAGATAGACTCAGGTATTCCGGCAAACAAAGTAGTACTTGCAGGTTTTAGTCAAGGCGGTGTGATGAGTCTATTTACCGGACTTAGATATCCACAGCAATTAGCCGGCATTATGGCGTTATCATGTTACCTTCCAACTGCGGATAAGCTTCCCGAAGAGTTGAGTGAAGTGAACAGAACAACCGCCATCTTGCAACATCATGGCGAGCAAGACGATGTAGTGCCAGTCAGTTCAGGAAAGATGGCGAACTCACTGCTCAAGGCTGCCGGATACAACGCACAATGGAAAACTTATCAGATGCCCCATAGTGTGTTACCAGAACAACTGCGTGATATTGGACAATGGTTACGCACAGTGCTTGCGTAGACTGCTATTTTATAAATGATACTGTCGGCACGCTGCTGTCGACTCCCCCTAGTTGTTCGCAATGCAGAATAATCCACATGAGCACCATAATTTTATAAATTATTGAAAATAATGATAAGTTTATATACCTAATAGAGCTGCTTTCTTTTATTTCTCAATCCAACCATGTATTTACTCCTACCTGTTTTTATATGTGCAAAGTGATATTTATAAGTTGATGTTTTAACAGATATTTTACCTCGATTATTCAACTTGGTTAACAGTTTTCCCCTTGCATTTTGGTATGATGCTCATCAGCGAGATCAGAGAATCCGTAATTTTAATTATTAATAATAACTAAAGGGTTGATGTAATGATGAATAAGCTAGTAAAAGGTTTAGTCGCAACGGCAGTTTTAGCTGCATTAGCGGGATGTAATAGCAGTGATGATGACAACACTCCTCAAACAGCTTGTGAAGCTGCCGGTGATGCTTGTACTCAATTTACCGTGCTCCACACCAATGATAACCATGGCCGTTTCTGGCAGAACAAGAACGGCGAATATGGTATGGCGGCTCGTAAGACTGTTATTGATCAAATTCGCACTGAAGTTGAGCGTAATGGCGGAGAAACGATTCTCTTATCTGGTGGTGATATCAACACTGGTGTGCCTGAATCCGATATGCAAGATGCAGTTCCTGACTTTATCGGGATGAGCATGTTGGGCTATGATGCTATGGCTGTAGGTAACCACGAATTTGATAACCCGTTAACCACTCTAGATATGCAAGCCACTATCGCTCAATTCCCTATGTTAGCTGCAAATATCTATAAAAAAGACTCGGATGGTAATGTCACTTCAGAACGTTACTTTGAACCTTACCGTGTTTTCGACATTAATGGTCTTAAGGTTGCCATTATTGGCTTTACAACTGTTGATACACCAAAAGTTGTGAGCCCAGATAACGTCGCTAGTCTACACTTTACTGATCCACAATCTGAGATCTCCATAGTATTAGCTGAAATTGAAGCCAATGAAAAAGTCGACATGGTGTTTGCTTTGACTCATATGGGTCACTACGCAAATGGTGAGCACGGTACTGAAGCCGCTGGTGATGTTAAGCTTGCTGAGTCAGTTGCTAAAGGCCAACTACAAGCCATTATCGGTGGTCATTCACAGAACCCTGTCTGTATGGAAGGCGATGGTTATGCTGACTTTAAACCGGGTGATGAGTGTAAGCCAGATCAGAAAAATGGTACTTATATCATGCAAGCTCACGAGTGGGGGAAGTATGTGGGTCGTGCCGATTTCGAATTTATGAATGGTGAGTTAACACTTGCCAGCTACAAATTGATCCCAATTAACCTTAAAGTAGAAAATGAGAATGAAGAGCTTGTTTTTGTCACCGAAGAGATTGAACAAGATCAATTGGTGATTGATGCACTTGAACATTACCAGACACTAGGTCAAGAGTTATTAGATGTTGTTATCTCAAGCACAGATGGCAAGCTAGAAGGTGACCGTAATGTCGTTCGTGCAGAGCAGACAAATTTAGGTCAATTGCTAACCCGCGCTTATGGCGATTGGGTGACGACTAACTTTGAACCAACAGTCGATTTTGGTGTGATGAACTCGGGCGGTGTCCGTGACTCTATCGTCGCTGGCCCAGTGTCATATCGTGACGTATTGACTGTACAACCATTTAGCAATGATGTGGCCTTTGTCACTATGTCAGGTACTGAAGTACAGCAATACCTTGCTGATGTTGCGCTAAAGACGGGCGGTGGCATGGCGCAGCTTTATCCAATGGAGATGAACGTGACATGTGATGCAGTTGAAATTGACCCAGAAGCAACAGCTGCTGATATCGTTGAGATCACCTCTTTAGGCAAACGAGCTTTCAAACTTGAAGATAGCTACACCTTCTCATTGATCAACTTCAGTGCAAAAGGCGGTGATGATTATCCTAAGCTGACAGGCCACGCAAACTATGTCGATACTCAACGTAGCGACGCATCGGTGCTGCGTGAATACTTTGAGAATAACCCAGAAATCAAGGTTGCTGATTATAACCCAGTTAATGGCGGACACCCAATTTTCTACCGTGGCGGCGCGATCGTTAAGAGTTGTGCTAAATAATCAAGTTATTTAATATAGAAAGCACTTAGTGTTTAGATAGAAGCGGCCTTTACCGGCTGCTTTTTAATTTCTACAGATCTCAAACATGTATTTTCCTATTTATAAATACTCAAATCTGTTTGATGTGATTTATTCCCCATTTTTATAAGATTTTTATTAAAAAATAACCATAGTTGCGACTGTCAACTGTTCTCCTTGAAGGTTAAATGCTGTAATTAAAGCTGCTAACGCTAATTAACTGAATCAATGTAGGACTATTATCATTCTATCTAATATTCCACATTCATCAGTAAAGTGGTTATCAATTATCTCTTGAGCCTGTTTTATATACAGAACAATTAACAACAAAAAAGCCTCTACTTAGTCGTGTTTGTATTGCAAAAGATCATATTGGTGACACATTTGTA is from Shewanella sp. MTB7 and encodes:
- a CDS encoding chemotaxis protein CheV, producing the protein MAKVLDSVDQRTKLVGENRLELLLFRINATQLFAINVFKVKEVVKLPPLSSLPGSHANISGVANIRGTSIPVIDLRGAIGFSPMSDDQERNLIITEYNRSVQGFMVGKVEHIVNMTWSDILPPPKTAGVHNYLTAICRLEIDGVINMVSIIDVEKVLAEIINYDIRLSDGVLDEELAKEMVGLKILIADDSSTARRQIKETLEPLGIEILEVSDGLQALKLLQSWCDDGKSIYDEILMLITDAEMPEMDGYKLTSEIRSDKRMSALFVALNTSLSGSFNEAMVEKVGCDRFISKFQPDLLVGVVQDCLRKSK
- a CDS encoding DUF2750 domain-containing protein; translation: MTEENPILASFIEDVKQHQAVWGLQDESGEGWVVCDSSEYEDADVMPLWSTEAQAKIHCNEEWADYKPVAIALTELLEFWISDLNEDGVLIGLNWQEDHDCLELDPIRLAKSLVNVEE
- a CDS encoding lytic murein transglycosylase → MIKYVPLASLLLFSSLSAPLAFATDFPTCVVELQKLAKIQGLSTDTIENTLGKVTYVARVIELDKKQPEFSQTFDNYFSKRVTDWRVNEGRRLLKENSELLSKLSDEYGIPAQYLMAFWGLETNFGSYKGKMSVLDSLATLACDPRRSQYFTGELMKALKLKEKYQFDASEMVGSWAGAMGHTQFMPSAYTAYAVDGDGDGKADLWNSTTDALTSAANFLQQLGWQRNERWGREVSLPLHFSYEFLGKSHEQTLIKWAEIGVMKNDGKPLSTPDMMATLYLPAGYTGPAFLGYKNFDVIMRWNRSIFYAIAVGHLADRINGGISLTVAPPKQDNLSRNRVKLLQVKLNEKGFDVGKPDGVMGTNSKSGLRQFQRSAGLIADGFPSEASFNALGVQ
- a CDS encoding FKBP-type peptidyl-prolyl cis-trans isomerase produces the protein MSIKNDMVVQFNYTLRDEQGEILETNEGLDPIAYLHGHDNMMPGVEDAIADKTIGEKFSVTLAPETTYGIRDEEAIQRVSVKHLQGEKVWKAGMHALLNTDQGQRQVTVVKVGKFMATVDVNHPLAGRELTFDLEVVDARDATEEEIAHGHAHGGAGHHH
- a CDS encoding DUF3389 family protein; its protein translation is MVINFSQGKIILTPFEVQIKLSASGSGMYAMAEDLTFIDDALIISADAGSIKWSLRLDTLEQLMMIRAELGVG
- a CDS encoding alpha/beta hydrolase; protein product: MPVVKLERITIEPQFKATACVIWLHGLGDSGAGFAPVVPALGLPVDNSIRFIFPHAPEQAVTINQGYVMRAWYDIKSMDLHNRADMQGVLMSEESVKALIQEQIDSGIPANKVVLAGFSQGGVMSLFTGLRYPQQLAGIMALSCYLPTADKLPEELSEVNRTTAILQHHGEQDDVVPVSSGKMANSLLKAAGYNAQWKTYQMPHSVLPEQLRDIGQWLRTVLA
- the ushA gene encoding bifunctional UDP-sugar hydrolase/5'-nucleotidase UshA, with product MMNKLVKGLVATAVLAALAGCNSSDDDNTPQTACEAAGDACTQFTVLHTNDNHGRFWQNKNGEYGMAARKTVIDQIRTEVERNGGETILLSGGDINTGVPESDMQDAVPDFIGMSMLGYDAMAVGNHEFDNPLTTLDMQATIAQFPMLAANIYKKDSDGNVTSERYFEPYRVFDINGLKVAIIGFTTVDTPKVVSPDNVASLHFTDPQSEISIVLAEIEANEKVDMVFALTHMGHYANGEHGTEAAGDVKLAESVAKGQLQAIIGGHSQNPVCMEGDGYADFKPGDECKPDQKNGTYIMQAHEWGKYVGRADFEFMNGELTLASYKLIPINLKVENENEELVFVTEEIEQDQLVIDALEHYQTLGQELLDVVISSTDGKLEGDRNVVRAEQTNLGQLLTRAYGDWVTTNFEPTVDFGVMNSGGVRDSIVAGPVSYRDVLTVQPFSNDVAFVTMSGTEVQQYLADVALKTGGGMAQLYPMEMNVTCDAVEIDPEATAADIVEITSLGKRAFKLEDSYTFSLINFSAKGGDDYPKLTGHANYVDTQRSDASVLREYFENNPEIKVADYNPVNGGHPIFYRGGAIVKSCAK